A region from the Actinoplanes sp. OR16 genome encodes:
- a CDS encoding SGNH/GDSL hydrolase family protein: MAGLPERLGKAAATGLLAGAVGGAALIAGELLAAKARRYAKPTMGLALRTSMGPATAPPLRLVLLGDSAAVGVGVEWLSDTVGGQLARLLADGTPETGQRHVLLSSVGVAGSRSSDLATQVARALLGDRPDVAVVLIGAYDAASGRAPEDAAIHLGQAVRRLRSAGVQVVVGTCPDLGAVRSIAPPLRQIAGLVGRRMAKSQARAVAEAGGTVVDLADETGAVFRADAGTLCYDGFHPSADGYRVWAHALYPAVAKAAMSGV, encoded by the coding sequence ATGGCTGGTCTGCCGGAACGACTGGGCAAGGCCGCTGCCACCGGCCTGCTCGCCGGCGCGGTGGGCGGCGCCGCGCTGATCGCCGGCGAGCTGCTCGCCGCGAAGGCCCGCCGGTACGCCAAGCCGACGATGGGCCTGGCCCTGCGCACGTCGATGGGCCCGGCCACGGCCCCGCCGCTGCGGCTCGTGCTGCTCGGCGACTCGGCTGCGGTCGGCGTCGGCGTGGAGTGGCTCTCCGACACGGTCGGCGGCCAGCTGGCCCGGCTGCTCGCCGACGGCACTCCCGAGACCGGTCAGCGGCATGTGCTGCTCAGCAGCGTCGGCGTGGCCGGTTCCCGGTCCAGTGACCTCGCCACTCAGGTGGCCCGGGCGCTGCTCGGCGACCGGCCGGACGTCGCGGTGGTGCTGATCGGGGCGTACGACGCCGCTTCCGGCCGCGCCCCCGAGGACGCCGCCATCCACCTCGGTCAGGCCGTCCGCCGGTTGCGTTCGGCGGGTGTGCAGGTGGTCGTCGGCACGTGTCCCGACCTGGGCGCGGTCCGCTCGATCGCCCCGCCGCTGCGGCAGATCGCCGGGCTGGTCGGCCGCCGGATGGCGAAGTCGCAGGCCCGCGCGGTGGCCGAGGCCGGTGGCACGGTGGTGGACCTGGCCGACGAGACCGGTGCGGTGTTCCGCGCGGACGCCGGGACGCTCTGCTACGACGGTTTCCACCCGTCGGCCGACGGCTATCGGGTGTGGGCGCACGCCCTCTATCCGGCCGTGGCGAAAGCAGCCATGAGCGGAGTGTGA
- a CDS encoding DUF4129 domain-containing protein: protein MDLTALRRWWPLAAVVTLLFVISLAATRSAPQLDHITPDATPTTTAPPLLPPRTEPAPTPSFTEEAVPEAARGLPDWAGDAALAVLGLVVVAMVVLLSWALVHDYLRRRGRRTGKLDRRRQPRTAEDLVAALDAGLEELSDTDRDPRRAVIACWLRLEDAAAAAGTPRHPGDSPTDLVGRLLAEQRVDAGVLAALLEVYREARYATHTVDDQMRQQARSALERLRADLDGVSV, encoded by the coding sequence ATGGACCTCACCGCACTGCGCCGATGGTGGCCGCTGGCCGCCGTCGTCACACTGCTCTTCGTGATCTCGCTGGCTGCCACCCGTTCGGCGCCGCAGCTGGACCACATCACGCCCGACGCCACACCGACCACGACAGCGCCGCCGCTGCTGCCGCCCCGGACCGAACCGGCGCCGACGCCCTCGTTCACCGAGGAGGCCGTCCCGGAGGCCGCCCGTGGCCTGCCGGACTGGGCCGGTGACGCCGCGCTGGCGGTGCTCGGTCTCGTGGTGGTCGCCATGGTCGTGCTGCTCTCCTGGGCGCTCGTGCACGACTACCTGCGGCGGCGCGGCCGGCGGACCGGCAAGCTGGACCGGCGCCGGCAGCCGCGGACCGCCGAGGATCTGGTGGCCGCGCTCGACGCCGGCCTGGAGGAGCTCTCCGACACCGACCGCGACCCGCGTCGCGCGGTGATCGCCTGCTGGCTGCGGCTGGAGGACGCGGCGGCCGCGGCCGGCACGCCACGGCATCCGGGGGACAGCCCGACCGACCTGGTCGGCCGGCTGCTCGCCGAGCAGCGGGTGGACGCCGGGGTGCTGGCCGCGCTGCTGGAGGTCTACCGGGAGGCCCGCTACGCCACCCACACCGTCGACGACCAGATGAGACAGCAGGCGCGGTCGGCGCTCGAACGTCTCCGGGCTGATCTGGATGGTGTTTCGGTATGA
- a CDS encoding MoxR family ATPase, which translates to MTQALPPYEVGRLAGAVLDSVGTVVVGKRDSLELVLAGILAGGHVLLEDLPGLGKTLTARCFAQALGLDFRRLQFTPDLLPADVTGSFLYDQRKGDFAFRAGPVFTNMLLADEINRTPPKTQSALLEAMQEKQVSVEGVTYRLDPPFHVLATANPIEYEGTYPLPEAQLDRFLLRVSFGYPTAEEEWSVLQRRMSRRQEEAALTPVVDARTLQSMQAALESVAVEDSIGRYIVSLTSATREHGAVLVGSSPRGSLALLLLARARAAMAGRDYVVPEDVKDVAVPALAHRITLRPEMWLRQVNPSFVVQEVLSAVPAPASGALPTYARHD; encoded by the coding sequence GTGACGCAGGCTCTTCCCCCGTACGAGGTCGGGCGGCTGGCCGGAGCAGTTCTCGACTCGGTCGGCACCGTGGTGGTCGGCAAGCGGGACTCGCTCGAGCTGGTGCTCGCCGGCATCCTCGCGGGCGGGCACGTGCTGCTGGAGGATCTGCCCGGTCTCGGCAAGACACTGACCGCGCGGTGTTTCGCGCAGGCGCTCGGTCTCGACTTCCGGCGTCTCCAGTTCACTCCCGACCTGCTGCCCGCTGACGTCACCGGCTCGTTCCTCTACGACCAGCGCAAGGGCGACTTCGCGTTCCGCGCCGGTCCGGTCTTCACCAACATGCTGCTGGCCGACGAGATCAACCGGACGCCGCCGAAGACGCAGTCGGCGCTCCTCGAAGCGATGCAGGAGAAGCAGGTCTCGGTCGAGGGTGTGACCTATCGGCTGGATCCGCCCTTCCACGTCCTGGCAACCGCCAACCCGATCGAGTACGAGGGGACCTACCCTCTTCCGGAAGCCCAGCTCGACCGGTTCCTCCTGCGGGTGTCGTTCGGCTATCCGACCGCCGAGGAGGAGTGGTCGGTGCTCCAGCGCCGGATGTCGCGGCGGCAGGAGGAGGCCGCGCTGACTCCCGTGGTCGACGCCCGCACCTTGCAGTCGATGCAGGCCGCGCTGGAGTCGGTGGCGGTCGAGGACTCGATCGGCCGCTACATCGTGTCGCTCACCTCGGCGACCCGGGAGCACGGCGCCGTCCTGGTCGGCTCGTCGCCGCGTGGATCGCTGGCGCTGCTGCTGCTGGCACGGGCGCGGGCCGCGATGGCCGGCCGCGACTACGTGGTCCCGGAGGACGTGAAGGACGTGGCCGTCCCGGCGCTCGCGCACCGCATAACGCTGCGGCCGGAGATGTGGCTGCGCCAGGTGAACCCGTCGTTCGTGGTCCAGGAGGTGCTCTCGGCCGTCCCGGCGCCGGCCAGCGGCGCTCTGCCGACCTACGCCCGGCATGACTGA
- a CDS encoding PadR family transcriptional regulator, whose protein sequence is MDPTQLLKGVLDLAVLATLKDADGYGYDILRRLRAAGLDDVGDASVYGTLRRLFNSGLLSTYVVASDEGPHRKYYSLNDRGAGELKRSGEVWRDFAAIMNDLLVDNTELRGPR, encoded by the coding sequence GTGGATCCAACTCAACTGCTCAAGGGCGTGCTGGACCTGGCCGTCCTGGCCACGTTGAAAGACGCGGACGGATACGGCTACGACATCCTCCGCCGCCTCCGCGCAGCAGGCCTCGATGACGTCGGTGACGCCTCGGTCTACGGCACCCTGCGCCGCCTCTTCAACAGCGGCCTGCTGAGCACCTATGTGGTCGCCAGCGATGAGGGCCCGCACCGGAAGTACTACTCCCTCAACGATCGGGGCGCGGGCGAGTTGAAGCGGTCCGGCGAGGTCTGGAGGGACTTCGCAGCGATCATGAACGATTTGCTGGTGGACAACACCGAACTACGGGGGCCGCGGTGA
- a CDS encoding amino-acid N-acetyltransferase: MIVRRARTGDVKAIRSLVDAYTTDRRLLSKATVTLYESVQEFWVAVAEDGAIAGCGALHVMWEDLAEIRTVAVDPSRRGQKIGHMIVSSLLDQARALGVRRVFCLTFETRFFGSFGFTEIDGAPVPHSVYEQLLRSYDEGVAEFLDLERVKPNTLGNTRMLLHL; encoded by the coding sequence ATGATCGTCCGCCGCGCGCGCACCGGGGACGTCAAAGCCATCCGGTCCCTGGTGGACGCCTACACCACCGATCGCCGGCTGCTCAGCAAGGCGACCGTGACGTTGTACGAGTCGGTGCAGGAGTTCTGGGTGGCCGTCGCCGAGGACGGGGCGATCGCCGGCTGCGGCGCCCTGCACGTCATGTGGGAGGACCTCGCCGAGATCCGTACGGTGGCCGTCGACCCCTCCCGGCGCGGCCAGAAGATCGGCCACATGATCGTGTCGTCGCTGCTGGATCAGGCGCGGGCGCTCGGCGTACGCAGAGTCTTCTGCCTCACCTTCGAAACCCGGTTCTTCGGCTCGTTCGGATTCACCGAGATCGACGGGGCGCCGGTGCCGCACTCGGTCTACGAGCAGCTGCTGCGGTCGTACGACGAAGGTGTCGCCGAATTCCTGGATCTCGAACGGGTCAAACCCAACACCCTGGGGAACACTCGAATGCTGCTGCACTTGTGA
- a CDS encoding uracil-DNA glycosylase, with translation MHPSAASPRTAEEVGEKAASAASLSVLDAEIADCFACPRLVAWRTDIAVTKRAAFRDQTYWGRPVPGFGPADAEIAILGLAPAAHGGNRTGRIFTGDRSGDVLFAALHRAGLANQPTSVAADDGLELRHTRIFSAVRCAPPDNKPLPEERDTCAPWERRELELIRPTLKVVVALGAFAWAAWWPALLSVYGKRPPVPRPKFGHGAEVRIPGAPDLLGCFHVSQQNTFTGRLTPAMLDEVFARAKARAGLA, from the coding sequence ATGCACCCGAGCGCCGCTTCCCCCCGTACCGCCGAAGAAGTCGGAGAAAAGGCGGCCTCGGCCGCCTCACTCAGCGTGCTCGACGCGGAGATCGCGGATTGTTTCGCCTGCCCGCGGCTGGTCGCGTGGCGTACCGACATCGCGGTGACGAAGCGTGCGGCGTTCCGGGATCAGACCTACTGGGGACGTCCGGTGCCCGGCTTCGGACCGGCCGATGCCGAGATCGCCATCCTCGGGCTCGCCCCGGCGGCGCACGGCGGCAACCGGACCGGGCGGATCTTCACCGGGGACCGCTCGGGTGATGTCCTGTTCGCCGCGCTGCACCGTGCCGGCCTCGCCAATCAGCCGACCAGCGTCGCCGCCGACGACGGCCTGGAGCTTCGGCACACCCGGATCTTCTCGGCGGTCCGCTGCGCGCCACCGGACAACAAGCCGCTGCCCGAGGAGCGCGACACGTGTGCGCCCTGGGAGCGCCGCGAACTCGAATTGATCAGACCCACCCTCAAGGTGGTGGTCGCTCTGGGTGCTTTCGCCTGGGCGGCGTGGTGGCCCGCGCTTCTTTCGGTGTACGGGAAACGCCCACCTGTCCCGAGGCCGAAATTCGGACATGGGGCGGAGGTGCGGATACCCGGGGCGCCGGATCTCCTGGGGTGCTTCCACGTCAGCCAGCAGAACACGTTCACCGGCCGGTTGACCCCGGCGATGCTCGACGAGGTGTTCGCCCGTGCGAAGGCTCGTGCGGGCCTGGCATGA
- a CDS encoding NAD(P)/FAD-dependent oxidoreductase, with product MNPPRIVVVGAGHVGLYAALRLSKKLNRNRAEIVVIDPVPHMTYQPFLPEAAAGNISPRHAVVPLRRELKKCRIVSGEVTKLEHARKTVTIQPIDGPAYEMEYDHIIVAPGSVSRTLPIPGLSDRGIGLKTIGEAIYLRNHILDRLDVAAVTPDEEVRKASLNFVFVGGGFAGIEALAEMQDVVADALKYYPELDPKEVHFILVEASNRILPEVGPEMGAYTARQLAKRGIDLRLETFLKSCVDGQIVLSDGDTFRAETLVWTAGVKPSPMLEHTDLPLGPRGHINCLPTLQVASIETGEVLDGAWAAGDAAQVPDLTNPGGWCSPSAQHAVRQATVLADNIRQVILGGAPKEYRHKHVGGVAGLGINKGVAHVYGVKVKGYPAWLMHRFYHVSRIPSFNRKVRVLADWVLAFVLKRETVALGQLHHPREEFLEVTPPVAPKEDKVSAGSR from the coding sequence GTGAATCCACCGCGCATAGTCGTCGTTGGAGCAGGTCACGTCGGGCTGTATGCCGCCCTCCGCCTGTCCAAGAAGCTGAACCGGAACCGGGCCGAGATCGTGGTCATCGACCCTGTTCCGCACATGACTTATCAGCCGTTCCTGCCTGAGGCAGCGGCCGGTAACATCTCGCCGCGACACGCTGTGGTGCCGCTGCGCCGGGAGCTGAAGAAGTGCCGCATCGTCTCCGGTGAGGTCACGAAGCTCGAGCACGCCCGCAAGACCGTCACGATCCAGCCGATCGACGGCCCTGCCTACGAGATGGAGTACGACCACATCATCGTGGCGCCGGGCTCGGTCTCGCGCACCCTGCCGATCCCCGGTCTGAGCGACCGCGGCATCGGTCTCAAGACCATCGGCGAGGCCATCTACCTGCGCAACCACATCCTCGACCGCCTGGACGTCGCCGCCGTGACGCCGGACGAGGAGGTTCGTAAGGCCTCGCTGAACTTCGTCTTCGTCGGTGGTGGCTTCGCCGGCATCGAGGCGCTCGCCGAGATGCAGGACGTCGTCGCCGACGCGCTGAAGTACTACCCGGAGCTGGACCCGAAGGAGGTCCACTTCATCCTGGTGGAGGCCTCCAACCGGATCCTTCCGGAGGTCGGGCCGGAGATGGGCGCCTACACGGCTCGCCAGCTCGCCAAGCGCGGCATCGACCTGCGCCTGGAGACGTTCCTGAAGTCGTGCGTCGACGGTCAGATCGTGCTCTCCGACGGCGACACCTTCCGTGCCGAGACCCTGGTCTGGACCGCGGGCGTCAAGCCGTCGCCGATGCTCGAGCACACCGACCTGCCGCTCGGCCCGCGCGGGCACATCAACTGCCTGCCCACCCTGCAGGTCGCCAGCATCGAGACCGGCGAGGTCCTCGACGGCGCCTGGGCCGCCGGTGACGCCGCACAGGTGCCCGACCTGACCAACCCGGGTGGCTGGTGCTCGCCGAGCGCCCAGCACGCGGTCCGCCAGGCCACCGTGCTCGCCGACAACATCCGCCAGGTCATCCTCGGCGGCGCTCCGAAGGAGTACCGCCACAAGCACGTCGGCGGTGTCGCGGGTCTGGGCATCAACAAGGGCGTCGCGCACGTCTACGGCGTCAAGGTCAAGGGCTACCCGGCGTGGCTCATGCACCGCTTCTACCACGTCAGCCGGATCCCGTCGTTCAACCGCAAGGTGCGGGTGCTCGCCGACTGGGTCCTCGCGTTCGTGCTCAAGCGGGAGACGGTGGCCCTCGGCCAGCTGCACCACCCGCGTGAGGAGTTCCTCGAGGTGACCCCGCCGGTCGCCCCGAAGGAAGACAAGGTCTCCGCCGGCTCGCGCTGA
- a CDS encoding Ppx/GppA phosphatase family protein, which yields MRVAAIDCGTNAIRLLIADVAEGKLVDVARRMEIVRLGEGVDRTGLLAPAAIERTRKALLGYAAEIAELGVTRVRMCATSATRDAGNAHEFRDMVRGVLGIDPEVITGEEEATLSFIGAVQGLDAPGPYLVFDLGGGSTEFVTGTTGVEHAISMDIGCVRLTERHLHSDPPTPAEIAAATADIVAAVDTALAAVPGREARTLVGLAGTVTTVAALALELDAYDSSRIHHSRIDAVDVARVTRELLAMTVAERRALPVMHPGRADVIGAGALIEQIIVERSGHSVVIASEHDILDGIAFGLVEA from the coding sequence GTGAGAGTCGCCGCGATCGACTGTGGCACGAACGCGATCCGTCTGCTGATCGCTGATGTGGCCGAGGGCAAACTCGTCGACGTAGCCCGCCGGATGGAGATCGTCCGGCTGGGGGAGGGCGTCGACCGTACCGGCCTGCTCGCCCCGGCCGCGATCGAACGCACCCGGAAAGCGCTGCTCGGATACGCCGCCGAGATCGCCGAACTGGGCGTGACCCGGGTGCGGATGTGCGCGACATCGGCCACCCGCGACGCCGGCAACGCGCACGAATTCCGGGACATGGTGCGCGGCGTACTCGGCATCGACCCCGAGGTGATCACCGGTGAGGAGGAGGCGACGCTCTCCTTCATCGGAGCGGTGCAGGGCCTCGACGCCCCCGGCCCCTACCTCGTCTTCGACCTCGGCGGCGGCTCCACCGAATTCGTGACCGGCACAACCGGCGTCGAACACGCGATCTCGATGGACATCGGCTGTGTCCGGCTGACCGAACGCCACCTGCACAGCGATCCGCCCACGCCGGCAGAGATCGCGGCGGCCACGGCGGACATCGTCGCGGCGGTCGACACAGCCCTCGCGGCGGTGCCGGGCCGAGAGGCCAGGACTCTGGTCGGGCTGGCCGGGACGGTCACGACCGTCGCTGCTCTCGCTCTGGAGCTTGATGCGTACGACTCGTCGCGCATCCACCACAGCAGGATCGATGCTGTCGACGTGGCTCGGGTGACCCGCGAACTCCTGGCGATGACCGTCGCCGAGCGCCGCGCCCTGCCGGTCATGCACCCGGGCCGGGCCGACGTGATCGGGGCGGGCGCGCTGATCGAGCAGATCATCGTCGAGCGTTCCGGCCACTCGGTCGTGATCGCCTCCGAACACGACATCCTCGACGGCATCGCCTTCGGGCTGGTCGAGGCCTGA
- a CDS encoding Bax inhibitor-1/YccA family protein, whose product MKTSNPVLSRLGQAAERERSAGYGPYGPAGQGQPGYGQQAGYGQPAYGEAYPTATGYPASPPAVQPMTIDDVVVKTVTLLGITGISAVAAWNLIPDSATGAAWIGAALVGLVLGLVISFMRVANPALVVAYAVIEGVFVGMVSKTFESFYSGIVLQAVVATFGVFFLMAILYRAKVIRATPKFTRAIISIMAGLFAVMLINFVLALFGVNTGLRDNGALGIIFSLVCIVVASLSFILNFNEIEEGVRMGLPQRYSWTAAFGILVGLIWLYIEILRLLSFLQGGDD is encoded by the coding sequence GTGAAGACATCGAACCCGGTTCTCTCGCGCCTCGGCCAGGCGGCCGAGCGGGAGCGGTCGGCCGGGTACGGGCCATATGGGCCGGCCGGTCAGGGTCAGCCGGGTTACGGCCAGCAGGCGGGTTACGGTCAGCCGGCATACGGCGAGGCCTACCCGACGGCGACAGGCTACCCCGCCTCCCCGCCCGCCGTGCAGCCGATGACCATCGACGACGTCGTGGTCAAGACGGTCACACTGCTCGGCATCACGGGCATCTCCGCGGTCGCCGCGTGGAACCTCATCCCCGACTCGGCGACGGGCGCTGCCTGGATCGGCGCGGCCCTCGTGGGCCTCGTGCTCGGTCTGGTCATCTCGTTCATGCGGGTGGCGAACCCGGCTCTGGTCGTGGCCTACGCCGTGATCGAGGGCGTTTTCGTCGGCATGGTGAGCAAGACCTTCGAGAGCTTCTACTCGGGGATCGTGCTCCAGGCGGTGGTCGCCACATTCGGCGTCTTCTTCCTGATGGCAATCCTCTACCGTGCCAAGGTCATCCGTGCCACCCCGAAGTTCACCCGCGCGATCATCTCGATCATGGCGGGCCTCTTCGCGGTCATGCTGATCAACTTCGTGCTGGCGCTGTTCGGCGTCAACACCGGCCTGCGTGACAACGGCGCTCTCGGCATCATCTTCAGCCTGGTGTGCATCGTGGTCGCGTCGCTGAGCTTCATCCTGAACTTCAACGAGATCGAGGAGGGCGTGCGGATGGGTCTTCCGCAGCGCTACTCCTGGACCGCGGCGTTCGGGATCCTGGTCGGCCTGATCTGGCTCTACATCGAGATCCTTCGCCTGCTGAGCTTCCTGCAAGGCGGCGACGATTGA
- a CDS encoding acetyl-CoA C-acetyltransferase → MPEAVIVATARSPIGRAHKGSLKDLRPDDLATTIVDAALNKVPQLDRTLIEDLYLGCGLPGGEQGFNQARVIATKLGLDGLPGATVTRYCSSSLQTTRMAFHAIKAGEGDIFISAGVETVSRFARGSSDGLPSAAQELVGGSWTNPFFDEAQARTKRAAEAGTTWHDPRADGAVPDIYIGMGYTAENLAQVKDVSREEMDEFGVRSQNLAEKAIANGFWEREITPITLPDGTVVSKDDGPRPGVTIDAVSQLKPVFRPDGRVTAGNCCPLNDGAAALVIMSDTKARELGITPLARIVSTGVTGLSPEIMGLGPVEASKQALKRAGMSIGDVDLFEINEAFAAQVIPSYKDLGIPLDKLNVNGGAIAIGHPFGMTGARITTTLLNSLDWHDKSIGLETMCVGGGQGMALIIERLS, encoded by the coding sequence ATGCCGGAAGCTGTCATCGTTGCCACTGCCCGCTCCCCCATCGGCCGCGCCCACAAGGGCTCGCTGAAGGATCTGCGCCCCGACGACCTCGCCACGACGATCGTCGACGCCGCCCTGAACAAGGTGCCGCAGCTAGACCGCACGCTGATCGAGGACCTCTACCTCGGCTGCGGTCTGCCCGGCGGCGAACAGGGCTTCAACCAGGCCCGTGTGATCGCCACGAAGCTGGGCCTGGACGGCCTGCCCGGCGCGACGGTCACCCGTTACTGCTCCTCCTCGCTGCAGACCACCCGGATGGCGTTCCACGCGATCAAGGCCGGCGAGGGCGACATCTTCATCTCGGCCGGTGTCGAGACGGTGTCGCGGTTCGCGCGCGGCTCCTCCGACGGCCTCCCGTCGGCGGCCCAGGAACTCGTCGGCGGCTCGTGGACGAACCCGTTCTTCGACGAGGCCCAGGCCCGCACGAAGCGTGCCGCCGAGGCCGGCACGACCTGGCACGACCCGCGCGCGGACGGCGCCGTGCCGGACATCTACATCGGCATGGGCTACACCGCCGAGAACCTCGCCCAGGTCAAGGACGTCTCTCGCGAGGAGATGGACGAGTTCGGCGTACGCAGCCAGAACCTCGCCGAGAAGGCCATCGCGAACGGCTTCTGGGAGCGCGAGATCACGCCGATCACGCTCCCCGACGGCACCGTGGTCAGCAAGGACGACGGTCCCCGCCCGGGCGTCACGATCGACGCGGTCTCCCAGCTCAAGCCGGTCTTCCGCCCGGACGGCCGGGTCACCGCGGGCAACTGCTGCCCGCTCAACGACGGCGCCGCCGCCCTGGTCATCATGAGCGACACGAAGGCCCGCGAGCTCGGCATCACCCCGCTCGCCCGCATCGTCTCGACCGGCGTCACCGGCCTCTCCCCCGAGATCATGGGCCTCGGCCCGGTCGAGGCGTCGAAGCAGGCCCTGAAGCGCGCCGGCATGAGCATCGGCGACGTCGACCTCTTCGAGATCAACGAGGCGTTCGCGGCGCAGGTCATCCCGTCGTACAAGGACCTCGGAATCCCGCTGGACAAGCTCAACGTCAACGGCGGCGCGATCGCTATCGGTCACCCCTTCGGCATGACCGGCGCCCGCATCACCACCACGCTCCTCAACTCCCTCGACTGGCACGACAAGTCGATCGGCCTCGAGACGATGTGCGTCGGCGGCGGCCAGGGCATGGCCCTGATCATCGAACGCCTGAGCTGA
- a CDS encoding DUF58 domain-containing protein, whose protein sequence is MTEPSAPVWLPTRALGRTVLLTGLLLLLGVILGRVDLVLLASPFAIGAAINLRRRPRSVPEVTITADEGHIVEGGEVEAGLTVANPDMIGYDLVVVRTRTSPWLRLRHADRPFAITVPSDGWAAIDLPGEATRWGRQDVGPAAARAAACGGLLACRPVVTPARGVRVYPVTEPFNATEAMPAAAGLVGAHRSRRPGEGGELAGVRQFAPGDRLRRIDWRVSLRTRDLHVAYTLSDRDAEVLILLDVLGDVGLPGGVRGSSSVLDTTVRAAAAIAEHYLHRGDRVSMLEYGASGRRLRAASGRRQYLTVLEWLLDVRADPVDDENLLIPQHISSSALVVVLTPLVDPRAADMLAQLTQTGRFTVAVDTFPKDAAPAVRNQWSPAATRLWRIERENVLGRLREHGVPVVTWAGAGSLDLVLRDVARMASAPRGR, encoded by the coding sequence ATGACTGAGCCGTCTGCTCCGGTCTGGCTTCCCACCCGGGCGCTCGGGCGTACCGTGCTGCTCACCGGGCTGCTCCTGCTGCTCGGCGTCATCCTCGGCCGGGTCGACCTGGTGCTGCTCGCGTCCCCGTTCGCGATCGGCGCCGCGATCAACCTGCGCCGGCGGCCCAGGTCCGTGCCCGAGGTGACGATCACCGCGGACGAGGGGCACATCGTCGAGGGCGGCGAGGTCGAGGCCGGCCTCACCGTGGCGAACCCGGACATGATCGGGTACGACCTGGTCGTGGTCCGGACCCGCACCTCGCCGTGGCTGCGGCTGCGGCACGCCGACCGGCCGTTCGCGATCACCGTCCCGTCGGACGGCTGGGCCGCGATCGACCTGCCCGGCGAGGCGACCCGCTGGGGCCGGCAGGACGTCGGCCCGGCCGCTGCCCGGGCCGCTGCCTGCGGAGGCCTGCTCGCCTGCCGACCGGTGGTCACCCCGGCCCGCGGCGTCCGGGTCTACCCGGTGACCGAGCCGTTCAACGCCACCGAGGCGATGCCCGCGGCGGCCGGTCTGGTCGGCGCGCACCGATCCCGGCGTCCCGGCGAGGGCGGTGAGCTCGCCGGTGTGCGCCAGTTCGCGCCCGGCGACCGGCTGCGCCGCATCGACTGGCGGGTCTCGCTGCGTACGCGTGACCTGCACGTGGCGTACACCCTCTCGGACCGCGACGCCGAGGTGCTGATCCTGCTTGACGTATTAGGTGATGTGGGTCTGCCGGGCGGCGTACGCGGAAGCTCCTCGGTCCTGGACACCACGGTCCGCGCGGCCGCCGCCATCGCCGAGCACTATCTGCACCGCGGCGACCGGGTCTCGATGCTCGAATACGGCGCGTCCGGCCGCCGGCTGCGTGCCGCCTCCGGACGCCGGCAGTACCTGACGGTCCTGGAGTGGCTGCTCGACGTCCGCGCCGACCCGGTCGACGACGAGAACCTCCTGATCCCGCAGCACATCTCGTCGTCCGCGCTGGTCGTGGTGCTCACCCCGCTGGTCGACCCGCGGGCCGCCGACATGCTCGCCCAGCTCACCCAGACCGGCCGGTTCACGGTCGCCGTCGACACCTTCCCGAAGGACGCCGCCCCGGCGGTCCGCAACCAGTGGTCCCCGGCCGCCACCCGGCTCTGGCGCATCGAGCGGGAGAACGTGCTCGGCCGTCTCCGCGAACACGGCGTGCCGGTGGTGACCTGGGCCGGCGCCGGCAGCCTCGACCTGGTTCTGCGCGATGTGGCCCGGATGGCCTCGGCCCCGAGGGGACGCTGA